One segment of Streptomyces sp. XD-27 DNA contains the following:
- the nusA gene encoding transcription termination factor NusA translates to MDIDMSALRGLVREKEISFDLLVEAIESALLIAYHRTEGSRRRARVELDRNTGHVTVWAKENPEDLADLPEGEEPREFDDTPSGFGRIAAMTAKQVILQRLRDAEEEITFGEYAGREGDVVSGIVQQGKDPKNVLVDIGKLEAILPVQEQVPGEDYSHGTRLRCYVVRVVKGVRGPSVTLSRTHPNLVKKLFAMEVPEIADGSVEIAAIAREAGHRTKIAVRSTRSGLNAKGACIGPMGGRVRAVMAELHGEKIDIVDWSDDPADLVAHALSPARVSKVEIVDLAARSARVTVPDYQLSLAIGKEGQNARLAARLTGWRIDIRPDTEQPA, encoded by the coding sequence GTGGACATCGACATGAGTGCCCTGCGGGGTCTGGTGCGGGAGAAGGAGATCTCGTTCGACCTGCTGGTCGAGGCGATCGAGTCGGCCCTCCTCATCGCCTACCACCGCACCGAGGGAAGCCGCCGGCGGGCCCGGGTGGAGCTGGACCGCAACACCGGCCATGTCACGGTGTGGGCGAAGGAGAACCCGGAGGACCTCGCGGACCTGCCGGAGGGCGAGGAGCCGCGGGAGTTCGACGACACCCCGTCCGGTTTCGGCCGGATCGCGGCGATGACCGCGAAGCAGGTCATTCTGCAGCGGCTGCGCGACGCCGAGGAGGAGATCACCTTCGGCGAGTACGCGGGACGTGAGGGCGATGTCGTCTCGGGCATCGTCCAGCAGGGCAAGGACCCCAAGAACGTCCTCGTCGACATCGGCAAGCTGGAGGCGATCCTGCCGGTGCAGGAGCAGGTGCCGGGCGAGGACTACAGCCACGGCACGCGTCTGCGGTGTTACGTCGTTCGGGTGGTCAAGGGCGTGCGCGGCCCGTCGGTGACCCTGTCGCGGACCCACCCCAATCTGGTGAAGAAGCTCTTCGCGATGGAGGTCCCGGAGATCGCGGACGGCTCGGTGGAGATCGCCGCGATCGCCCGCGAGGCCGGTCACCGCACCAAGATCGCCGTGCGGTCCACCCGTTCGGGTCTGAACGCCAAGGGTGCCTGCATCGGCCCGATGGGCGGCCGGGTGCGTGCCGTCATGGCCGAGCTGCACGGCGAGAAGATCGACATCGTGGACTGGTCGGACGACCCGGCCGACCTGGTGGCGCACGCGCTGTCCCCGGCCCGGGTGAGCAAGGTCGAGATCGTGGACCTGGCCGCCCGCTCCGCCCGGGTGACCGTGCCCGACTACCAGCTGTCGCTCGCCATCGGCAAGGAAGGGCAGAACGCCCGGCTCGCCGCCCGGCTCACCGGGTGGCGGATCGACATCCGCCCGGACACCGAGCAGCCCGCGTAA
- a CDS encoding GNAT family N-acetyltransferase, whose amino-acid sequence MLTTTTTRVLEPAELEAALAVLDRDPVSNAFVTARVQAAGLDPWRLGGEMWGWYSGGRLESLCYAGANLVPVCATPEAVRGFAERARRSGRRCSSIVGPADATAELWSLLEPSWGPAREVRPRQPLMVTTSVPAGITPDPLVRRVRKDEMDVIMPACVAMFTEEVGVSPLAGDGGLLYQARVAELVGTGRSFARIEDGRVVFKAEIGAATRHACQIQGVWVAPEYRGRGLSETGMAAVLHHALREVAPVVSLYVNDYNTAARAAYRRVGFQEVGAFMSVLF is encoded by the coding sequence GTGCTCACGACCACCACCACCAGGGTTCTTGAGCCCGCCGAGCTCGAAGCGGCGCTCGCGGTCCTCGACCGCGACCCGGTCTCCAACGCCTTCGTCACCGCCCGCGTGCAGGCCGCGGGCCTCGACCCCTGGCGGCTCGGCGGCGAGATGTGGGGCTGGTACAGCGGCGGGCGGCTCGAATCGCTGTGCTACGCCGGGGCCAACCTCGTCCCCGTATGCGCCACCCCCGAGGCCGTCCGCGGCTTCGCCGAACGCGCCCGCCGCTCCGGCCGCCGCTGCTCCTCCATCGTCGGCCCCGCCGACGCCACCGCGGAGCTGTGGTCGCTGCTCGAACCCAGCTGGGGCCCGGCCCGCGAGGTCCGCCCCCGCCAGCCCCTCATGGTCACCACGTCCGTGCCCGCCGGCATCACGCCCGACCCGCTCGTGCGCCGCGTCCGCAAGGACGAGATGGACGTGATCATGCCGGCGTGCGTGGCGATGTTCACCGAGGAGGTCGGCGTCTCGCCGCTCGCGGGCGACGGCGGCCTGCTGTACCAGGCCCGCGTCGCCGAACTGGTCGGCACCGGCCGCTCCTTCGCCCGGATCGAGGACGGCCGGGTCGTCTTCAAGGCCGAGATCGGCGCGGCCACCCGGCACGCCTGCCAGATCCAGGGCGTGTGGGTCGCCCCCGAGTACCGCGGCCGCGGCTTGTCGGAGACCGGGATGGCGGCCGTCCTTCACCACGCGCTGCGCGAGGTCGCCCCCGTCGTCAGCCTCTACGTCAACGACTACAACACCGCGGCCCGCGCCGCCTACCGCCGTGTCGGCTTCCAGGAGGTCGGCGCGTTCATGAGCGTGCTGTTCTGA
- a CDS encoding N-acetyltransferase, with protein MDDVVVGPLDLAPRVDDALAVQALAFGLTDEEIGVRRHIVLRHLTNPGARAFGATTGAGRLVGFVYGLPNDRTQWWSTIVEPYLRANGCDDWLDDSFVVTELHVHPAYQNRGIGRALITTLTDGAEQPRSILSAIDTDSPARGLYRALGYHDLARRVRFPSAPRPYAVMGAVLPLRRR; from the coding sequence ATGGATGACGTCGTCGTCGGACCGCTCGACCTCGCCCCGCGCGTGGACGACGCCTTGGCCGTACAGGCACTCGCGTTCGGTCTCACGGACGAGGAGATCGGCGTACGACGCCACATCGTGCTCCGCCACCTCACCAACCCCGGCGCCCGCGCGTTCGGCGCCACCACCGGAGCCGGCCGGCTCGTCGGCTTCGTCTACGGCCTGCCCAACGACCGTACGCAGTGGTGGTCCACGATCGTCGAACCGTATCTGCGCGCCAACGGGTGCGACGACTGGCTGGACGACTCCTTCGTCGTCACCGAACTGCACGTCCACCCCGCCTACCAGAACCGCGGCATCGGCCGGGCCCTGATCACCACCCTCACCGACGGCGCCGAGCAGCCGCGCAGCATCCTCTCGGCCATCGACACCGACAGCCCCGCGCGCGGCCTCTACCGCGCCCTGGGCTACCACGACCTCGCCCGCCGGGTGCGGTTCCCGAGCGCGCCTCGCCCGTACGCGGTGATGGGCGCCGTCTTGCCGCTGCGGCGACGGTGA
- a CDS encoding aminoglycoside phosphotransferase family protein: MAAGPQPGGGDTVRIDPPQRLLQALSKDPDSPAMAWLANLAATARQQLADWELTPERVQTPGGLGSLVVLVRQADGTPAALKFPVPGPAAGHEREALGAWDGWGAVQLLRADPGTGALLLERLHSAVSLRSLPEAKALLEAAGTVRKLWVEPPSGHAFPTVAELTDGSAATLRALGAGGLAAEARPLLDEALALRTELAASEPEQVLLHGDFRQAKVLAGDRAPWLAVGPAPVVGERAYDLARLVLDRFEDVAAGPGPSGVTRRRVAKLADSLDVDRDRLRGWALFRAVDSGLRQVAAGNRRRGELLLEFAGWL, from the coding sequence ATGGCAGCAGGACCGCAGCCCGGCGGCGGGGACACCGTCCGTATCGATCCGCCGCAGCGGCTGCTGCAAGCGCTGAGCAAGGACCCCGACAGCCCGGCCATGGCCTGGCTCGCGAACCTGGCCGCGACCGCCCGGCAGCAGCTCGCCGACTGGGAGTTGACGCCGGAACGGGTCCAGACGCCGGGCGGCCTCGGCAGCCTCGTCGTCCTCGTACGGCAGGCGGACGGCACCCCGGCGGCGCTGAAGTTCCCCGTGCCGGGCCCCGCGGCCGGTCACGAGCGGGAGGCGCTCGGCGCCTGGGACGGCTGGGGCGCGGTGCAGCTGCTGCGCGCCGACCCGGGGACCGGAGCGCTGCTGCTGGAACGGCTGCACAGCGCGGTGTCGCTGCGGTCCCTGCCGGAGGCCAAGGCGCTGCTGGAGGCGGCGGGCACGGTCCGCAAGCTGTGGGTGGAACCGCCGTCCGGGCACGCGTTCCCCACGGTCGCGGAGCTGACGGACGGCAGTGCCGCGACGCTGCGGGCGCTGGGCGCGGGCGGCCTGGCGGCGGAGGCGCGCCCGCTGCTGGACGAGGCTCTGGCGCTGCGTACGGAGCTGGCGGCGAGCGAGCCCGAGCAGGTGCTGCTGCACGGCGACTTCCGGCAGGCGAAGGTGCTGGCCGGGGACCGCGCGCCGTGGCTCGCGGTCGGCCCGGCGCCGGTGGTCGGCGAGCGCGCGTACGACCTGGCGCGGCTGGTGCTCGACCGGTTCGAGGACGTGGCGGCGGGCCCCGGGCCGAGCGGCGTGACCCGCCGCCGGGTCGCCAAGCTGGCGGACTCCCTGGACGTGGACCGCGACCGGCTGCGCGGCTGGGCGCTGTTCCGGGCCGTGGACTCGGGTCTGCGGCAGGTGGCGGCCGGGAACCGCAGGCGCGGCGAACTGCTGCTGGAGTTCGCGGGCTGGCTCTGA
- the ispG gene encoding flavodoxin-dependent (E)-4-hydroxy-3-methylbut-2-enyl-diphosphate synthase, with protein MTAISLGMPSVPAKLADRRVSRKIQVGSVAVGGDAPVSVQSMTTTVTADIGATLQQIAELTASGCQIVRVACPSQDDADALPVIAKKSQIPVIADIHFQPKYVFAAIDAGCAAVRVNPGNIRQFDDKVKEIAKAASDAGVPIRIGVNAGSLDKRLLAKYGKATPEALVESALWECSLFEEHGFRDIKISVKHNDPVVMVNAYRQLAAQCDYPLHLGVTEAGPAFQGTIKSAVAFGALLSEGIGDTIRVSLSAPPAEEVKVGIQILESLNLRQRRLEIVSCPSCGRAQVDVYKLADQVTAGLDGLEVPLRVAVMGCVVNGPGEAREADLGVASGNGKGQIFVKGEVIKTVPESKIVETLIEEAMKIAEQMEKDGIASGEPEVSVG; from the coding sequence ATGACTGCCATCTCGCTCGGAATGCCGTCCGTACCGGCCAAGCTCGCCGACCGCCGGGTCAGCCGCAAGATCCAGGTCGGGTCGGTCGCGGTCGGCGGCGACGCGCCCGTGTCGGTGCAGTCGATGACGACGACGGTGACGGCGGACATCGGCGCGACGCTCCAGCAGATCGCGGAGCTGACGGCATCGGGGTGCCAGATCGTGCGGGTGGCGTGCCCGTCGCAGGACGACGCGGACGCGCTGCCGGTGATCGCGAAGAAGTCGCAGATTCCGGTGATCGCGGACATCCACTTCCAGCCGAAGTACGTGTTCGCGGCGATCGACGCCGGGTGCGCGGCGGTGCGCGTGAACCCCGGGAACATCCGGCAGTTCGACGACAAGGTGAAGGAGATCGCGAAGGCGGCCTCGGACGCCGGGGTGCCGATCCGCATCGGGGTGAACGCGGGGTCGCTGGACAAGCGGTTGCTGGCGAAGTACGGGAAGGCGACGCCGGAGGCGCTGGTCGAGTCGGCCCTGTGGGAGTGCTCGCTGTTCGAGGAGCACGGCTTCCGCGACATCAAGATCTCGGTGAAGCACAACGACCCGGTGGTCATGGTCAACGCCTACCGGCAGCTCGCCGCCCAGTGCGACTACCCGCTGCACCTCGGCGTGACCGAGGCGGGCCCGGCGTTCCAGGGGACGATCAAGTCGGCCGTCGCGTTCGGCGCGCTGCTGAGCGAGGGGATCGGCGACACCATCCGCGTCTCGCTGTCCGCCCCGCCCGCCGAGGAGGTCAAGGTCGGCATCCAGATCCTGGAGTCGCTGAACCTGCGGCAGCGCCGGCTGGAGATCGTCTCGTGCCCGTCCTGCGGCCGTGCCCAGGTCGATGTGTACAAGCTGGCGGACCAGGTGACGGCGGGGCTGGACGGTCTTGAGGTGCCGCTGCGGGTCGCGGTCATGGGCTGTGTGGTCAACGGTCCGGGCGAAGCGCGCGAGGCCGACCTGGGCGTGGCCTCGGGCAACGGCAAGGGGCAGATCTTCGTCAAGGGCGAGGTGATCAAGACCGTGCCGGAGTCGAAGATCGTGGAGACCCTCATCGAAGAGGCCATGAAGATCGCCGAACAGATGGAGAAGGACGGCATCGCCTCCGGCGAGCCCGAGGTCAGCGTCGGCTGA
- the rimP gene encoding ribosome maturation factor RimP, whose protein sequence is MSTTQSERLRGLLEPLVSARDLDLEEVELTPAGKRRVLRIVVDSDDGVQLDACAELSRAVSEALDASDAMGATPYVLEVTSPGADRPLTEQRHYRRAIGRLIKAQLAEGGELVARVVAVDDEGVDLEVPGVKGRKPTARRLAFTEISKARVEIEFSRKAAEKDEAAEQGGESMNDESKEEA, encoded by the coding sequence ATGAGCACCACCCAGAGCGAAAGGCTGCGCGGACTGCTGGAACCGCTGGTCAGCGCGCGAGACCTGGATCTGGAAGAGGTCGAGCTGACCCCCGCCGGGAAGCGGCGCGTGCTGCGGATCGTGGTGGACTCCGACGACGGCGTGCAGCTGGATGCGTGTGCGGAGCTGAGCCGGGCGGTCTCCGAGGCGCTCGACGCCTCGGACGCCATGGGAGCCACCCCGTATGTGCTGGAGGTCACCTCGCCCGGCGCGGACCGCCCCCTGACCGAGCAGCGGCACTACCGCCGCGCCATCGGCAGGCTCATCAAGGCCCAGCTCGCCGAGGGCGGCGAGCTGGTGGCCCGGGTGGTCGCCGTGGACGACGAGGGCGTGGACCTGGAGGTGCCGGGCGTGAAGGGCCGCAAGCCCACCGCCCGCCGACTGGCCTTCACCGAGATCTCCAAGGCGCGGGTGGAGATCGAGTTCAGCCGCAAGGCCGCCGAGAAGGACGAGGCCGCCGAGCAGGGCGGCGAGAGCATGAACGACGAGAGCAAGGAGGAGGCGTAG
- a CDS encoding proline--tRNA ligase: MAHAVHAQRMSTMMLKTLRDDPADAETASHKLLVRAGYVRRSSAGVWTWLPLGKKVLDNVSRVVREEMDAIGAQEVLLPALLPREAYEASGRWDEYGDLLFRLKDRKGADYLLGPTHEEIFTQTVKDQCTSYKDLPVILYQIQTKYRDEARPRSGVLRGREFQMKDSYSFDTTDEGLAESYRLHREAYQRIFARLGLDYRIVSAVSGAMGGSASEEFLAPAAAGEDTFVDCPNCHYAANTEAVTVTVPPVEGAAHGPVEELDTPDTPTIATLAEHLGVPASATLKNLLVKVDGEITAVGVPGDREVDMGKLAEHLAPAIVELVTAEDFADRPDLVRGYVGPQGLAGTAFRYIADPRVAPGTAWVTGANKPDTHARNVVCGRDFEVDQYLDVVVVEPGDPCPECGAGIELDRAIEIGHIFQLGRKYADTFQLDVLGQEGKPVRVTMGSYGIGVSRAVAALAEQTHDESGLCWPREIAPADVHVVAAGKALQTELALEVGEKLAAAGVRTLVDDRAGVSPGVKFTDAELIGVPTILVVGRGAKDGRVELKDRRTGEREELTVDEAVDRLVVSVA; this comes from the coding sequence ATGGCTCACGCCGTCCACGCCCAGCGCATGTCCACGATGATGCTGAAGACGCTGCGCGACGACCCGGCCGACGCCGAGACCGCGAGCCACAAGCTGCTGGTCCGCGCCGGCTACGTCCGCCGCTCCTCCGCCGGGGTGTGGACCTGGCTGCCGCTCGGCAAGAAGGTCCTGGACAACGTCTCCCGGGTGGTACGCGAGGAGATGGACGCCATCGGCGCCCAGGAGGTCCTGCTGCCCGCGCTGCTGCCGCGCGAGGCGTACGAGGCCAGCGGCCGCTGGGACGAGTACGGCGACCTGCTGTTCCGGCTCAAGGACCGCAAGGGCGCGGACTACCTCCTCGGCCCCACGCACGAGGAGATCTTCACCCAGACGGTCAAGGACCAGTGCACGTCCTACAAGGACCTGCCGGTGATCCTCTACCAGATCCAGACGAAGTACCGGGACGAGGCGCGGCCCCGCTCCGGCGTGCTGCGCGGCCGCGAGTTCCAGATGAAGGACTCGTACTCCTTCGACACCACCGACGAGGGGCTGGCCGAGTCCTACCGGCTGCACCGCGAGGCGTACCAGCGGATCTTCGCCCGCCTCGGCCTGGACTACCGCATCGTCTCGGCGGTCTCGGGCGCGATGGGCGGGTCGGCGTCGGAGGAGTTCCTGGCCCCGGCCGCCGCGGGCGAGGACACCTTCGTGGACTGCCCGAACTGCCACTACGCGGCCAACACCGAGGCCGTCACGGTCACCGTGCCGCCGGTCGAGGGCGCCGCGCACGGCCCCGTCGAGGAGCTGGACACCCCCGACACCCCGACCATCGCGACCCTGGCCGAGCACCTGGGCGTCCCGGCCTCCGCCACCCTGAAGAACCTGCTGGTCAAGGTCGACGGCGAGATCACGGCCGTGGGCGTGCCCGGCGACCGCGAGGTCGACATGGGCAAGCTGGCCGAGCATCTGGCGCCCGCGATCGTGGAGTTGGTGACGGCGGAGGACTTCGCCGACCGGCCCGACCTCGTCCGCGGCTACGTCGGCCCGCAGGGCCTGGCGGGCACCGCCTTCCGCTACATCGCCGACCCCCGGGTGGCCCCCGGCACCGCCTGGGTGACCGGCGCCAACAAGCCCGACACGCACGCGAGGAACGTCGTCTGCGGCCGGGACTTCGAGGTCGACCAGTACCTGGACGTCGTCGTGGTCGAGCCGGGCGACCCGTGCCCCGAGTGCGGCGCGGGCATCGAACTGGACCGGGCCATCGAGATCGGCCACATCTTCCAGCTCGGCCGCAAGTACGCCGACACCTTCCAGCTGGACGTGCTCGGTCAGGAGGGCAAGCCGGTCCGGGTCACCATGGGCTCGTACGGCATCGGCGTCTCCCGCGCCGTCGCCGCGCTCGCCGAGCAGACCCATGACGAGTCCGGCCTGTGCTGGCCGCGCGAGATCGCCCCGGCCGACGTGCACGTCGTGGCGGCGGGCAAGGCGCTGCAGACCGAACTCGCCCTGGAGGTCGGCGAGAAGCTGGCCGCGGCGGGCGTCCGCACGCTGGTGGACGACCGGGCGGGCGTCTCGCCGGGCGTGAAGTTCACCGACGCCGAACTGATCGGCGTGCCCACGATCCTGGTGGTGGGACGCGGTGCGAAGGACGGCCGCGTCGAGCTGAAGGACCGCCGGACGGGCGAACGCGAGGAACTGACCGTGGACGAGGCGGTGGACCGCCTCGTGGTGTCGGTGGCGTAA
- the infB gene encoding translation initiation factor IF-2: MAKVRVYELAKEFGVESKVVMAKLQELGEFVRSASSTIEAPVVRKLTDAFQQGSGSGRAAGKPAAPRKASPAKPSAAPSPAQAGGTSPAAKAVGDRPAAPKPPAPGPKPAAAEAPQGGTPAAAPAPGPRPTPGPKAPMPGPKPAPAAPAPAQPEFTAPPAAPSAPKPAAARPSAGPAKPGAPGPRPGARPGGAPGGRDQGGPGGRERAPRPGGQGAPRPGARPAGPRPGNNPFTSGGSTGMARPQAPRPGGAPRPGGQGGPGAPRPQGAQGGPRPQGPGGARPTPGGMPRPQGGPGGPRPGGGPGGPRPNPGMMPQRPAAGPRPGPGGGGRGPGGAGRPGGGGRPGGGGFAGRPAGPGGGGRPGGGGGFAGRPGGGGPGGGGGGGGFGGRPGFGGRPGGPGGRGGTQGAFGRPGGPARRGRKSKRQRRQEYEAMQAPSIGGVMLPRGKGETVRLSRGASLTDFAEKINANPASLVQVMFNLGEMVTATQSVSDETLQLLADEMNYNVEIVSPEEEDRELLESFDIEFGENEGGEEMLVARPPVVTVMGHVDHGKTRLLDAIRKTNVIAGEAGGITQHIGAYQVSTEVNDEERKITFIDTPGHEAFTAMRARGAKSTDIAILVVAANDGVMPQTIEALNHAKAADVPIVVAVNKIDVEGADPTKVRGQLTEFGLVAEEYGGDTMFVDISAKQGLHIDSLLEAVVLTADASLDLRANAEQDAQGIAIEAHLDRGRGAVATVLVQRGTLRVGDTMVAGDAYGRVRAMLDDNGNHLEEAGPSTPVLVLGLTNVPGAGDNFLVVDEDRTARQIAEKRAARERNAAFAKRTRRVSLEDLDKVLKAGEVQQLNLIIKGDASGSVEALESSLLQLDVGDEVDLRVLHRGVGAVTETDIDLATGSDAIVIGFNVRAEGRATQMAEREGVDVRYYSVIYQVIEEIEAALKGMLKPEYEEVELGTAEIREVFRSSKLGNIAGVIIRSGEVKRNTKARLIRDGKVIAENLNIEGLRRFKDDVTEIREGFEGGINLGNFNDIKVDDVIATYEMREKPRG, from the coding sequence GTGGCTAAGGTCCGGGTATACGAACTCGCCAAGGAGTTCGGAGTAGAGAGCAAGGTCGTCATGGCCAAGCTCCAAGAACTCGGTGAATTTGTACGTTCGGCGTCCTCGACGATCGAGGCGCCGGTTGTTCGCAAGTTGACTGACGCTTTCCAGCAGGGCAGTGGTTCCGGCCGCGCCGCTGGCAAGCCCGCGGCGCCGCGCAAGGCGTCGCCCGCAAAGCCTTCCGCCGCGCCGTCCCCGGCGCAGGCTGGGGGCACCTCCCCTGCCGCCAAGGCAGTGGGGGACCGTCCCGCCGCCCCCAAGCCTCCGGCGCCCGGCCCCAAGCCGGCCGCTGCCGAGGCCCCTCAGGGCGGCACTCCCGCCGCGGCGCCCGCCCCGGGCCCGCGTCCGACGCCCGGCCCCAAGGCGCCGATGCCCGGCCCGAAGCCGGCTCCGGCCGCCCCGGCGCCGGCTCAGCCCGAGTTCACCGCCCCGCCGGCGGCGCCCTCGGCTCCCAAGCCCGCCGCGGCCCGGCCCAGTGCCGGCCCCGCCAAGCCCGGCGCCCCCGGCCCGCGCCCCGGCGCCCGTCCCGGTGGTGCCCCCGGCGGCCGTGACCAGGGTGGTCCCGGCGGCCGTGAGCGCGCTCCGCGTCCCGGCGGCCAGGGTGCCCCGCGCCCCGGTGCCCGCCCGGCCGGTCCGCGTCCCGGTAACAACCCCTTCACCTCCGGCGGCTCCACCGGCATGGCGCGCCCGCAGGCGCCCCGTCCCGGCGGCGCGCCGCGCCCCGGCGGCCAGGGTGGCCCCGGTGCCCCGCGTCCGCAGGGCGCCCAGGGCGGTCCCCGACCGCAGGGTCCCGGCGGCGCCCGTCCGACCCCGGGCGGTATGCCCCGTCCGCAGGGTGGTCCCGGCGGTCCCCGTCCCGGTGGCGGCCCCGGCGGCCCGCGTCCGAACCCGGGCATGATGCCGCAGCGTCCGGCTGCCGGCCCGCGCCCCGGTCCCGGTGGCGGCGGCCGCGGTCCCGGCGGTGCCGGTCGTCCCGGCGGCGGCGGTCGTCCGGGCGGCGGCGGCTTCGCCGGCCGTCCGGCAGGTCCCGGCGGCGGCGGTCGTCCCGGTGGCGGCGGCGGCTTCGCCGGTCGTCCCGGTGGCGGCGGCCCCGGTGGCGGCGGCGGTGGCGGCGGCTTCGGCGGTCGTCCCGGCTTCGGCGGACGTCCGGGTGGTCCCGGTGGCCGTGGTGGTACGCAGGGCGCGTTCGGCCGTCCCGGCGGTCCGGCGCGTCGTGGCCGCAAGTCGAAGCGGCAGCGGCGCCAGGAGTACGAGGCCATGCAGGCCCCGTCCATCGGCGGCGTGATGCTGCCGCGCGGCAAGGGCGAGACCGTCCGGCTGTCGCGTGGTGCGTCCCTCACCGACTTCGCGGAGAAGATCAACGCCAACCCGGCGTCGCTGGTCCAGGTGATGTTCAACCTGGGCGAGATGGTCACCGCGACCCAGTCCGTCTCCGACGAGACGCTGCAGCTGCTCGCCGACGAGATGAACTACAACGTCGAGATCGTCAGCCCGGAGGAGGAGGACCGCGAGCTTCTCGAGTCCTTCGACATCGAGTTCGGCGAGAACGAGGGCGGCGAGGAGATGCTCGTCGCGCGTCCGCCGGTCGTGACCGTCATGGGTCACGTCGACCACGGTAAGACGCGACTGCTGGACGCGATCCGCAAGACGAACGTCATCGCGGGCGAGGCCGGCGGCATCACCCAGCACATCGGTGCCTACCAGGTCTCGACCGAGGTCAACGACGAAGAGCGCAAGATCACCTTCATCGACACCCCGGGTCACGAGGCGTTCACCGCCATGCGTGCCCGCGGTGCCAAGTCGACCGACATCGCGATCCTCGTGGTGGCGGCCAACGACGGTGTGATGCCCCAGACGATCGAGGCGCTGAACCACGCCAAGGCGGCCGACGTGCCGATCGTGGTCGCGGTCAACAAGATCGACGTCGAGGGCGCGGACCCGACCAAGGTGCGCGGTCAGCTGACCGAGTTCGGCCTGGTGGCCGAGGAGTACGGCGGCGACACCATGTTCGTCGACATCTCCGCCAAGCAGGGCCTGCACATCGACAGCCTGCTGGAGGCCGTGGTCCTCACCGCCGACGCCTCGCTCGACCTGCGGGCCAACGCCGAGCAGGACGCGCAGGGCATCGCGATCGAGGCCCACCTCGACCGCGGCCGCGGCGCCGTGGCCACCGTGCTCGTCCAGCGCGGCACCCTGCGGGTCGGCGACACCATGGTCGCCGGTGACGCGTACGGCCGTGTCCGGGCGATGCTCGACGACAACGGCAACCACCTCGAAGAGGCGGGTCCGTCGACCCCGGTCCTGGTGCTCGGTCTGACCAACGTGCCGGGCGCGGGCGACAACTTCCTCGTCGTCGACGAGGACCGCACCGCCCGCCAGATCGCCGAGAAGCGCGCCGCGCGCGAGCGCAATGCCGCGTTCGCCAAGCGCACCCGCCGGGTCTCCCTCGAAGACCTCGACAAGGTGCTCAAGGCCGGCGAGGTGCAGCAGCTCAACCTCATCATCAAGGGCGACGCGTCCGGTTCGGTCGAGGCCCTGGAGTCCTCGCTGCTCCAGCTCGACGTCGGCGACGAGGTCGACCTGCGCGTCCTGCACCGCGGTGTGGGTGCGGTCACCGAGACCGACATCGACCTGGCGACCGGCTCCGACGCCATCGTCATCGGCTTCAACGTGCGCGCCGAGGGGCGTGCCACGCAGATGGCCGAGCGCGAGGGCGTGGACGTCCGCTACTACTCGGTCATCTACCAGGTGATCGAGGAGATCGAGGCGGCCCTGAAGGGCATGCTCAAGCCGGAGTACGAAGAGGTCGAGCTCGGTACGGCGGAGATCCGCGAGGTCTTCCGCTCGTCCAAGCTGGGCAACATCGCGGGTGTCATCATCCGCTCCGGCGAGGTCAAGCGGAACACCAAGGCGCGCCTCATCCGCGACGGCAAGGTCATCGCGGAGAACCTCAACATCGAGGGCCTGCGTCGCTTCAAGGACGACGTCACCGAGATCCGCGAAGGCTTCGAGGGCGGTATCAACCTCGGAAACTTCAACGACATCAAGGTCGACGACGTCATCGCCACCTACGAGATGCGGGAGAAGCCTCGCGGCTGA
- a CDS encoding YlxR family protein — MSGRTYVPACPERTCIGCRERAAKQDLLRMAVVGDDVVPDDRGTLPGRGAYVHPDPACIDLAVRRRAFSRAFRGRGTPDAAALRRYVEQAAP, encoded by the coding sequence GTGTCTGGCCGGACGTACGTCCCTGCATGCCCGGAGCGCACCTGCATCGGGTGCCGGGAGCGGGCGGCCAAACAAGATCTGCTGCGTATGGCGGTGGTCGGGGACGACGTGGTCCCCGATGATCGCGGTACGCTGCCCGGTCGGGGTGCGTATGTGCATCCTGACCCCGCCTGTATCGACCTGGCGGTACGCCGCCGGGCGTTCTCCCGGGCCTTCCGGGGCAGGGGAACGCCCGATGCCGCGGCCTTGCGCCGGTACGTCGAGCAGGCAGCACCGTAA
- a CDS encoding ferritin-like domain-containing protein has translation MSAVTGQGSRRRRDASEAEVLKAAQAALAAEHAAVYGYGVVGGRIGDDRLRQARDTYAAHRARRDALQRTVRDLGGTPVAAAAAYALPFPVPDAAAAVRLAAVRLAAELEHRVAAVYADLVRSADGTLRREAAAALREAAVRAVRWRGGGVAFPGLAERTAPADPSASPSGAAGAL, from the coding sequence ATGAGCGCGGTCACGGGACAAGGGAGCCGACGGAGGCGGGACGCGTCGGAGGCGGAGGTACTGAAAGCCGCTCAGGCCGCGCTGGCGGCCGAACACGCGGCGGTCTACGGCTACGGTGTCGTCGGCGGCCGGATCGGGGACGACCGGCTGCGGCAGGCACGCGACACCTACGCCGCGCACCGCGCCCGCCGCGACGCGCTCCAGCGGACCGTGCGGGACCTGGGCGGCACCCCGGTCGCCGCGGCAGCCGCGTACGCGCTGCCGTTCCCGGTGCCGGACGCGGCCGCCGCCGTGCGGCTGGCCGCCGTGCGGCTGGCCGCCGAGCTGGAGCACCGGGTGGCCGCCGTCTACGCCGACCTCGTCCGGTCCGCCGACGGGACCCTGCGGCGCGAGGCGGCCGCCGCCCTGCGCGAAGCGGCGGTCCGGGCGGTGCGCTGGCGCGGCGGCGGCGTAGCCTTCCCTGGGCTCGCCGAACGCACCGCGCCGGCCGACCCGTCCGCGTCCCCCAGCGGTGCCGCGGGCGCGCTGTGA